tatattttgtttattttacaaaatataatatataaaacatatgtaacaatatctatataaattttccataaaatatatgtcaTTAAATTATCCATTAAAtctatttatttacaaatattgttaacattatatatattgaaaaaacacaaaatatatacgtaTGCATAGGAGGTTATTTTCCCTAACAGTGGGGGGTACCCttccatataaaaaataatattataaaaaaatttttttttttttttttttaagggTATTGATCTTAAAAATGTTGgtagaataaaaaaacatggaAGAAAAAACCTGGTTTCCAAAAACCCATACCTTAGGTTATTAGTAAAGTTGTACCAATTTTTAGCTAGAAGAACTGACATCAactttaacaaaataattgcCAAAAGGCTTATTATGCCTAAACGATTTAGACCCCCATTGTCATTATCAAAATTGCATTCTCATATGAAAAATCATAAAGATAGTGTAGCTGTCGTTGTTGGGTCAATAACAGGtaattatttcatatataaaaaattgcacctacatatatattgtgtgtgtttatttgtatatacgTATATTGGCGAAATATACATGATGATTAAGTTTCTACGAATCACGACGGTCTTCTGACGTATAATAGATGGAGATGGTAGAACGTTCTGACCATATTTTCCGCACAAAATActcttaaatatttatgatttATCCATCTTACTAATCTATACTTTAATCATATCTTGAATGTATATGTGCATAAACAAGTTTcctattatttaaaatgttgGGCATACATGTGATATTGTAATTTTACAATGATTAATatgattcattttttttttaatatatcctTTATTTATAGATGACAAGAGGTTATTCAGttgtgaaaaattaaaagtttGTGCATTAAGATTTACCGAAACCGCTAGAAAAAGAATCCTTGATGCAGGAGGAGAATGTTTAACATTTGATCAACTAGCTTTGAAATATCCAACTGGAAAAAACTGTGTACTTTTAAGAGGCTCAACTAAAGCAAGAACTGCTGAAAAACATTTTGGTAATGCTCCAGGTAGACCCAAATCAAAAGCTAGACCATATGTTCGTTCAAAGGGAagaaaatttgaaaaagcTCGAGGAAGAAGAAAATCTAGAGCATACAAGAAATAATCTAATTATGAATTTGTATGTAATCATAAAAtcaatatttcatttttctgtgatatatacatatttataactatatatatcaacgttcgattttttttattaatgcaTGAACAATACTACTACTTATTCTACATAACTTTTTACCATTTAAACTTATAAaagtattttaaaatattaattatactaataaaaataaagctatatataataaaaggaaaatatatatgaaacaataaattatgtttcaaatcttataaaaataaagtcaTTACCCATTGTGGTGGTCAAATGGAatgaattatttcattGGGAAagtctatatatattatacccTTTTTGTACttatttaacaaatttgAGGTAAATTTGGGTGTTATTATCGGacatatgaataaataaaccCAACGAATAGggatatttaatttaaaattcatgtagaaatatatttttaataatgaacATATGATAAGAGATAATTGCTACatagtataaatattatatttattttacccATAGCATTTGCATATTATGTGTATAAGCAATAAGAGATATGCTTATTCCAAATCGTTTAGGAAATGTGGTAGTTGTAAAcaaaattggaaaataccatttaaaattttttttaatttaatttttggtTTTCTTATGCTGGAGACTGTGTGATGttgtacatatttaatttttaacaacagaataaaaataggaCAGATAAAAgaatgaacaaaataatacccatcatgtttatattaatttaagctaattaaaaaaatattataaaattattagcACACAAAATTGCTATAAATTAGCTAGgtaagataaaaaaaaagttgtaCAGGTTAAAGAACCACAAAGCAGATTaagcataatatatatatggatatTTGCTAGTTTGTTCaggtttttttttttttttttttttgaatatttattttggcTGTTTAATATGACACTTAATGTGGAGggtcatataaaaatgttgtagatttaaaaaaaatatgaactgTTCATGTGTGTGATATAgtgtgcattttttttgggaGAAGAAGGGAGAATTATACTAAATGgaatttatcattttaaatttattttttccattaaaaataataaaaaaaatttctaGACACTATACAGATTGTTTTATATgtcaattttaaaatatagacctgattattattaattaaaagaaaaatatatataaatacatgtgtgcatatattaaatatgtttattattataaatacaaaatgtaGTATAGTTATGGCTTTGTTTCCGCTTGTCTACATTTTTCccccatttttttcatcgttataaaaaattaaaaataaatattttgatcttcctttattttatagGAAGATTTacttaataattttgaactatatatttactttttcaATTTGGGTTATTTGAAAGAAGTAGCAGTTGCAAGCTTATTATAAATGTTACaactaataaaaaaatcaaaattgccaacatgaataaaaaaaacaatgcAAAGAGTAAGTCGAGggaaaaaattgttaagaataatattcctaacaaaatgaatagCACAGAAAGTAATAGCACCACCAAAACAGACAATACTAAGAATGTGACTAATAAATCAAGTATTGGGAAAACTTACGATATTAGTTCTTACAATctacataaatatagtaCTCCTGAAACAATAATTTCAAATGGGAACAATATGATAACCACCTATTCATATGATAAGGATTATGTGGGTAATGTACCAAAACAAAGTACATCACCTTATCCTTACAATAATACCATCCATAATTATGATAAGTATCAATCTAATTATCCGAAGAACATGTCAAATAATTGTTATGccaatttaaatgatagTCCATacttaaatgaaaaatatggtTTGTATATTAACGGCAGTAAcgacaaaaataatgtttatACAAACGCTGCATGTAATGTTTCAAACCAacaaaataacaaatattCCTATATGGAACAAATGCCACATAATTACCCAAATGTTATTAAATTACCCGATAATAATCATCACATAAGTCAAAATCGTCGTTTGTTTtcaacaaaaaatgtattgcCTTCAAAATATGGTGGATATAGAAAAATGGATGAAGAAGATCTTTATATGAATGGGCACAATTTTAATCTCAATCCGAATCACAACTCTTATGGTTATCAAAATACTATTAATTTCCCATCGAGTAGGAATAGATATAATTCATTATGCAATCCAGGGTATTCAAATTATCGTGATGAAtatccatatataaataattttaagttTAGAAATATTCCCCAAGAATTTTATTACTTAAGAAACGATGAGGAAGAAGAAGATGATGAGTTcccatatttaaaaagaagTCGTAGTTGTTCTTTAGGTGGTTGTAAATTAGGATTAGATAAATGTTCTTCTAAACCTGAATATGGATATATAGTTCAAGGACCAAACTTTTCACATGtaattgataataattctTCTCAAAGGTGTAATGTGTTCAAAAAAGTAACATTACAAGTAGGAACTTATTTGGACAATGCTGTAAATATAGTGATAGATATGTTAGAgaattcatataaatcaatagcaaagaataataataccaACGTTTACGATTTATATCCATTTTAT
This region of Plasmodium chabaudi chabaudi strain AS genome assembly, chromosome: 13 genomic DNA includes:
- a CDS encoding 60S ribosomal protein L18-2, putative, which encodes MGIDLKNVGRIKKHGRKNLVSKNPYLRLLVKLYQFLARRTDINFNKIIAKRLIMPKRFRPPLSLSKLHSHMKNHKDSVAVVVGSITDDKRLFSCEKLKVCALRFTETARKRILDAGGECLTFDQLALKYPTGKNCVLLRGSTKARTAEKHFGNAPGRPKSKARPYVRSKGRKFEKARGRRKSRAYKK
- a CDS encoding inner membrane complex suture component, putative; the encoded protein is MNKKNNAKSKSREKIVKNNIPNKMNSTESNSTTKTDNTKNVTNKSSIGKTYDISSYNLHKYSTPETIISNGNNMITTYSYDKDYVGNVPKQSTSPYPYNNTIHNYDKYQSNYPKNMSNNCYANLNDSPYLNEKYGLYINGSNDKNNVYTNAACNVSNQQNNKYSYMEQMPHNYPNVIKLPDNNHHISQNRRLFSTKNVLPSKYGGYRKMDEEDLYMNGHNFNLNPNHNSYGYQNTINFPSSRNRYNSLCNPGYSNYRDEYPYINNFKFRNIPQEFYYLRNDEEEEDDEFPYLKRSRSCSLGGCKLGLDKCSSKPEYGYIVQGPNFSHVIDNNSSQRCNVFKKVTLQVGTYLDNAVNIVIDMLENSYKSIAKNNNTNVYDLYPFYNPDPDYTRKERPTLKTGNNLLDKINSALDGSTLEKHKKLPKNFGRIAVPKTQETGSRVVDGINSMLDNLLNEPISYQKYDYYSDKYKNVRSGREKPL